A genomic window from Prunus persica cultivar Lovell chromosome G2, Prunus_persica_NCBIv2, whole genome shotgun sequence includes:
- the LOC18787700 gene encoding indole-3-acetate O-methyltransferase 1 isoform X1 yields the protein MAPKGDNVLVSSKKLEKIFCMKGGKGESSYANNSKAQAMHARSMLHLLKETLDRVQLSSPEVPFVVADLGCSSGSNTINTIDVIINHMAKRYEASGYDLPEFSAFFSDLPSNDFNTLFQLLPPMANHGGSMEETLAADSHRSYFAAGVPGSFYRQLFPSRCIDLFHSAFSLHWLSQVPESVVDKRSAAYNKGKVFIHGAKESTANAYKKQFQTDLGSFLKLRGKELKKGGSMFLVCLGRTSVDPTDQSGPGLLFGTHFQDAWDDLVQEGLITSEKRDSFNIPMYASSLQDFKEVVEADGSFIINKLEIFKGGSPLVVSQPDDAAEVGQALANSCRSVAGVLVDAHIGDQLGNELFSRLEKKGTRQAKELLEHIQFFHVVASLSLA from the exons GCCATGCATGCAAGATCCATGCTTCACCTGCTTAAAGAAACCCTAGACAGAGTGCAGCTGAGCTCTCCAGAAGTCCCCTTTGTGGTTGCGGACCTTGGATGCTCAAGTGGAAGCAACACCATCAACACCATAGATGTGATCATCAATCACATGGCCAAGCGCTATGAGGCCTCGGGATATGACCTACCTGAGTTCTCAGCCTTTTTCTCTGATCTCCCTAGCAATGACTTCAACACCCTCTTCCAACTCCTCCCTCCTATGGCCAACCACGGCGGTAGCATGGAGGAGACCCTCGCCGCCGACAGCCACCGCTCCTACTTCGCAGCCGGGGTCCCTGGCTCCTTTTACCGGCAGCTTTTCCCGTCGAGGTGCATTGACCTTTTTCACTCCGCGTTTTCCTTGCATTGGCTCTCACAG GTGCCAGAGAGTGTGGTAGACAAGAGATCAGCAGCCTACAACAAAGGAAAGGTGTTCATTCATGGAGCAAAGGAGAGCACAGCCAATGCATACAAGAAGCAGTTCCAGACAGACTTGGGAAGCTTTCTCAAGTTAAGAGGCAAGGAGCTCAAGAAAGGTGGCTCCATGTTTCTTGTCTGTTTGGGTAGGACCTCAGTGGACCCCACTGACCAAAGTGGCCCAGGCCTTCTCTTTGGGACCCATTTTCAGGATGCTTGGGATGATCTTGTCCAAGAG GGTCTTATCACTAGTGAGAAACGTGACAGTTTCAACATTCCTATGTACGCCTCAAGCTTACAAGACTTCAAAGAAGTAGTGGAAGCTGATGGCTCATTCATCATAAACAAGCTTGAGATTTTCAAAGGAGGAAGCCCCCTTGTAGTAAGCCAACCTGATGATGCAGCTGAAGTCGGTCAAGCCCTTGCAAATAGCTGTAGGAGTGTCGCCGGAGTGCTCGTCGATGCACACATCGGTGACCAGCTTGGCAATGAGTTGTTTTCAAGACTTGAAAAAAAGGGCACAAGACAAGCCAAAGAGCTACTAGAGCATATACAATTCTTTCATGTGGTGGCATCACTTTCTCTTGCTTAA
- the LOC18787700 gene encoding indole-3-acetate O-methyltransferase 1 isoform X2 has product MKGGKGESSYANNSKAQAMHARSMLHLLKETLDRVQLSSPEVPFVVADLGCSSGSNTINTIDVIINHMAKRYEASGYDLPEFSAFFSDLPSNDFNTLFQLLPPMANHGGSMEETLAADSHRSYFAAGVPGSFYRQLFPSRCIDLFHSAFSLHWLSQVPESVVDKRSAAYNKGKVFIHGAKESTANAYKKQFQTDLGSFLKLRGKELKKGGSMFLVCLGRTSVDPTDQSGPGLLFGTHFQDAWDDLVQEGLITSEKRDSFNIPMYASSLQDFKEVVEADGSFIINKLEIFKGGSPLVVSQPDDAAEVGQALANSCRSVAGVLVDAHIGDQLGNELFSRLEKKGTRQAKELLEHIQFFHVVASLSLA; this is encoded by the exons GCCATGCATGCAAGATCCATGCTTCACCTGCTTAAAGAAACCCTAGACAGAGTGCAGCTGAGCTCTCCAGAAGTCCCCTTTGTGGTTGCGGACCTTGGATGCTCAAGTGGAAGCAACACCATCAACACCATAGATGTGATCATCAATCACATGGCCAAGCGCTATGAGGCCTCGGGATATGACCTACCTGAGTTCTCAGCCTTTTTCTCTGATCTCCCTAGCAATGACTTCAACACCCTCTTCCAACTCCTCCCTCCTATGGCCAACCACGGCGGTAGCATGGAGGAGACCCTCGCCGCCGACAGCCACCGCTCCTACTTCGCAGCCGGGGTCCCTGGCTCCTTTTACCGGCAGCTTTTCCCGTCGAGGTGCATTGACCTTTTTCACTCCGCGTTTTCCTTGCATTGGCTCTCACAG GTGCCAGAGAGTGTGGTAGACAAGAGATCAGCAGCCTACAACAAAGGAAAGGTGTTCATTCATGGAGCAAAGGAGAGCACAGCCAATGCATACAAGAAGCAGTTCCAGACAGACTTGGGAAGCTTTCTCAAGTTAAGAGGCAAGGAGCTCAAGAAAGGTGGCTCCATGTTTCTTGTCTGTTTGGGTAGGACCTCAGTGGACCCCACTGACCAAAGTGGCCCAGGCCTTCTCTTTGGGACCCATTTTCAGGATGCTTGGGATGATCTTGTCCAAGAG GGTCTTATCACTAGTGAGAAACGTGACAGTTTCAACATTCCTATGTACGCCTCAAGCTTACAAGACTTCAAAGAAGTAGTGGAAGCTGATGGCTCATTCATCATAAACAAGCTTGAGATTTTCAAAGGAGGAAGCCCCCTTGTAGTAAGCCAACCTGATGATGCAGCTGAAGTCGGTCAAGCCCTTGCAAATAGCTGTAGGAGTGTCGCCGGAGTGCTCGTCGATGCACACATCGGTGACCAGCTTGGCAATGAGTTGTTTTCAAGACTTGAAAAAAAGGGCACAAGACAAGCCAAAGAGCTACTAGAGCATATACAATTCTTTCATGTGGTGGCATCACTTTCTCTTGCTTAA
- the LOC18787715 gene encoding protein NETWORKED 4B, which yields MVDMERTEMEKSDSCGQDNTNNPESSIWLVENLEEMDQSIKQMLKLIKEDGDSLPKTVEHYSQGKPELIEEFYRMYRSLAGCYDHLTKEAHKIMPSVIPVQGFGDSESGFDHGSPLMTPDAKLSLHKSAHQVVDLDISPSSDGSSPALSLKNGTESSSSSSSGSESESLNSPVSNYLVPSLKVHFDSQGWQQKITVLETELSSVKEKLQMREADLELEQTQVLKLQKQIAELESRASDRENEIARLVADLEVTKERLKGSDDEIVKLKHELTHRLSEEAHQMQGQLQVVQEDIAMLESQLHWERKHVLELQEKIVRYSADIFGRDLEVMELKSALHDAQEQFSLEKADLQADISSLTEKQTILDTRIEEGSLRNKNLEDEIRRCETDKMEMERMHVAQEMALQDEISGLKVEVAERNGHVEAVNKDFDRFKLKYDIVMAEKDELNAKVHTVTANLSSRDNQIQEMEGHLRRLNAEHEDMIAGYESAHRLVDELKLRVEELQKEVDSQRVAISDGAEQKREAIRQLCFSLEHYRSGYKELRQAFLGHRRQAVAAA from the exons ATGGTTGATATGGAGAGAACAGAAATGGAGAAGTCAGATTCATGTGGGCAGGACAATACTAATAATCCAGAAAGTTCTATATGGCTGGTAGAAAATCTTGAAG AGATGGACCAGAGCATTAAGCAAATGCTGAAGCTGATCAAAGAAGATGGTGATTCTTTGCCAAAAACTGTTGAACATTATAGTCAGGGGAAGCCAGAGTTGATTGAGGAATTTTACCGGATGTATCGATCACTGGCTGGGTGCTACGATCACTTGACAAAAGAAGCACATAAGATTATGCCATCTGTGATTCCAGTGCAGGGATTCGGAGATTCTGAATCCGGTTTTGACCATGGCTCTCCTCTTATGACTCCTGATGCAAAGCTGAGTTTGCACAAATCCGCCCATCAAGTGGTTGATTTAGATATATCACCAAGCTCAGACGGTTCTAGCCCTGCTCTTTCTCTAAAGAATGGCACTGAATCATCTTCCTCATCATCGTCAGGATCCGAGTCAGAATCTCTTAACTCCCCTGTCAGCAATTACTTGGTTCCATCTCTGAAAGTTCATTTCGACAGCCAGGGATGGCAGCAGAAGATTACTGTGCTAGAAACTGAACTTTCAAGCGTGAAAGAGAAGCTGCAGATGAGGGAGGCTGATCTTGAACTTGAGCAAACACAGGTATTGAAGCTGCAAAAACAGATAGCTGAGTTGGAGAGTCGTGCATCAGACAGAGAAAATGAGATTGCGAGATTGGTTGCAGATTTGGAAGTAACTAAAGAAAGGCTTAAGGGGTCAGACGACGAGATTGTGAAGTTGAAGCATGAACTCACACATAGACTGTCTGAAGAGGCTCATCAAATGCAAGGTCAGCTTCAGGTGGTTCAGGAAGATATAGCCATGTTGGAATCTCAACTTCACTGGGAGAGGAAGCATGTTTTGGAGTTGCAGGAGAAGATTGTGAGGTACAGTGCTGATATATTTGGGCGTGATCTTGAGGTGATGGAATTGAAGAGTGCATTGCATGATGCCCAGGAACAATTTTCTCTTGAGAAAGCAGACCTGCAAGCTGATATTTCAAGTTTGACAGAGAAGCAAACCATTTTGGACACAAGAATTGAAGAAGGGAGTTTGAGAAACAAGAACTTAGAAGATGAAATAAGGCGATGCGAAACTGATAAGATGGAAATGGAAAGGATGCATGTTGCCCAAGAGATGGCTTTGCAAGATGAAATAAGTGGGCTGAAGGTAGAAGTTGCTGAGAGAAATGGACATGTGGAAGCTGTGAATAAAGACTTTGACAGGTTTAAACTGAAGTATGACATAGTAATGGCAGAGAAAGATGAGCTCAATGCTAAGGTTCACACGGTTACAGCGAATCTGAGTTCCCGTGACAATCAAATCCAGGAAATGGAGGGACATCTACGCCGGTTGAATGCAGAACACGAGGATATGATTGCTGGATATGAAAGTGCACATAGACTAGTAGATGAATTGAAATTGAGAGTGGAGGAGTTGCAGAAAGAGGTGGATAGTCAGAGAGTTGCGATCTCAGATGGGGCTGAGCAGAAACGAGAGGCGATACGACAGCTTTGCTTCTCACTGGAGCACTATAGGAGTGGATACAAAGAACTTCGTCAAGCATTTCTTGGGCACAGGAGGCAAGCAGTTGCAGCTGCATAA